From one Cucurbita pepo subsp. pepo cultivar mu-cu-16 chromosome LG17, ASM280686v2, whole genome shotgun sequence genomic stretch:
- the LOC111778468 gene encoding bifunctional TENA-E protein isoform X1, which translates to MADPKTRAQLAGGMTATDSWIRKHRLIYTDATRHPLVLSIRDGTVDLNAFRTWVEQECEFLRSFTAFVASVLVKAWKESDDRADEEVILGSLASLNDEFAWFKKEALKRDIDLTKIVPQNATAGYSRYVSSSASNFLEREYPVNVRFRFLESLMRPEMEYTVAITALWAIEAVYHESFAYCMEDGSKTPLELREACERWGNEGFGNYCNTLKKIVDRRLEMAAGEISKKTEVALLRVLECEVAFWNMSRDGPRQTI; encoded by the exons ATGGCGGACCCGAAAACCAGAGCACAACTCGCCGGAGGAATGACCGCCACTGACTCATGGATCAGAAAGCACCGTCTCATCTACACCGACGCCACACGCCATCCTCTCGTCCTCTCCATTCGCGACGGCACCGTCGATCTCAACGCCTTCAGAACTTGGGTG GAACAGGAATGCGAATTTCTGAGATCCTTCACGGCGTTCGTCGCAAGTGTGTTGGTTAAAGCATGGAAAGAATCGGACGATAGAGCGGACGAGGAAGTGATCCTTGGTAGTTTGGCTTCTCTCAACGACGAATTCGCGTGGTTCAAAAAAGAAGCCCTAAAACGAGATATCGACTTGACTAAAATTGTTCCTCAGAACGCAACCGCCGGCTATTCCAGGTACGTATCGAGTTCTGCATCAAATTTTCTTGAGAGAGAATATCCAGTGAATGTTCGGTTTAGGTTTCTGGAGAGTTTGATGCGGCCGGAAATGGAGTACACGGTGGCGATTACGGCTCTTTGGGCTATCGAAGCTGTGTACCACGAGAGCTTTGCGTACTGCATGGAAGATGGATCAAAAACGCCATTGGAATTGAGAGAAGCCTGCGAAAGATGGGGGAACGAAGGATTTGGAAACTACTGCAATACCTTGAAGAAGATTGTGGATAGACGATTGGAGATGGCTGCTGGcgaaataagtaaaaaaacaGAAGTGGCTTTGTTGCGGGTTCTTGAATGTGAGGTTGCGTTTTGGAATATGAGCCGGGATGGTCCACGACAAACTATTTGA
- the LOC111778468 gene encoding bifunctional TENA-E protein isoform X2, with amino-acid sequence MADPKTRAQLAGGMTATDSWIRKHRLIYTDATRHPLVLSIRDGTVDLNAFRTWVEQECEFLRSFTAFVASVLVKAWKESDDRADEEVILGSLASLNDEFAWFKKEALKRDIDLTKIVPQNATAGYSRFLESLMRPEMEYTVAITALWAIEAVYHESFAYCMEDGSKTPLELREACERWGNEGFGNYCNTLKKIVDRRLEMAAGEISKKTEVALLRVLECEVAFWNMSRDGPRQTI; translated from the exons ATGGCGGACCCGAAAACCAGAGCACAACTCGCCGGAGGAATGACCGCCACTGACTCATGGATCAGAAAGCACCGTCTCATCTACACCGACGCCACACGCCATCCTCTCGTCCTCTCCATTCGCGACGGCACCGTCGATCTCAACGCCTTCAGAACTTGGGTG GAACAGGAATGCGAATTTCTGAGATCCTTCACGGCGTTCGTCGCAAGTGTGTTGGTTAAAGCATGGAAAGAATCGGACGATAGAGCGGACGAGGAAGTGATCCTTGGTAGTTTGGCTTCTCTCAACGACGAATTCGCGTGGTTCAAAAAAGAAGCCCTAAAACGAGATATCGACTTGACTAAAATTGTTCCTCAGAACGCAACCGCCGGCTATTCCAG GTTTCTGGAGAGTTTGATGCGGCCGGAAATGGAGTACACGGTGGCGATTACGGCTCTTTGGGCTATCGAAGCTGTGTACCACGAGAGCTTTGCGTACTGCATGGAAGATGGATCAAAAACGCCATTGGAATTGAGAGAAGCCTGCGAAAGATGGGGGAACGAAGGATTTGGAAACTACTGCAATACCTTGAAGAAGATTGTGGATAGACGATTGGAGATGGCTGCTGGcgaaataagtaaaaaaacaGAAGTGGCTTTGTTGCGGGTTCTTGAATGTGAGGTTGCGTTTTGGAATATGAGCCGGGATGGTCCACGACAAACTATTTGA